A section of the Bacteroidota bacterium genome encodes:
- a CDS encoding CrcB family protein gives MLNIIAIFVGGGFGSLMRFGISKVTTGNFQNINPLATLLSNIISTLILGLLLYFIGEKLLQNNVLKSFLLIGFCGGFSTFSTFSFETFELIKNGNYWFAFFNIFLSLFVAIGILFLLLRKM, from the coding sequence ATGCTCAATATTATTGCAATATTTGTTGGTGGTGGTTTCGGAAGTTTAATGCGATTCGGTATTTCAAAAGTTACTACAGGTAATTTTCAAAATATTAATCCTCTCGCAACATTATTGTCAAACATTATAAGTACACTGATTCTTGGGTTATTACTATATTTTATTGGTGAAAAGCTTTTGCAAAATAATGTCTTAAAATCGTTTTTGCTGATTGGTTTTTGCGGTGGATTTAGTACCTTTTCAACCTTTAGCTTCGAAACGTTCGAACTTATAAAAAATGGAAACTATTGGTTCGCTTTTTTCAATATTTTTCTTAGCCTTTTCGTTGCTATAGGAATATTATTTCTCTTATTAAGAAAAATGTAA